The following proteins are co-located in the Methylomonas sp. 11b genome:
- a CDS encoding rhodanese-like domain-containing protein, with protein MKLRLTLFWLGCLFAAHLYATELGVVTAEQLLSMQQNQNALVVDVRTAPEWQATGVIAQSQKLESFDSNGHFDQEKWLVNLEKLKSSPDQPVILVCRSGNRSGKIGKILTEQLGMKNVYHLSNGIQSWIKDGHPVKADCLTTACK; from the coding sequence ATGAAATTGAGACTGACTTTATTCTGGCTGGGCTGTCTGTTCGCGGCCCATCTTTACGCCACCGAACTAGGCGTGGTCACGGCGGAACAACTGCTAAGCATGCAGCAAAACCAAAATGCGCTGGTCGTAGATGTACGTACCGCGCCGGAATGGCAAGCCACCGGTGTCATCGCCCAAAGCCAGAAACTGGAATCGTTTGACAGCAACGGCCACTTCGACCAGGAAAAATGGTTAGTCAACCTGGAAAAACTGAAATCGTCGCCGGACCAACCCGTTATTTTGGTCTGTCGATCCGGGAATCGCAGCGGCAAGATCGGCAAAATCCTCACCGAGCAACTAGGCATGAAAAATGTCTATCATTTATCCAATGGTATCCAGTCATGGATCAAAGACGGCCACCCGGTTAAAGCCGATTGTTTGACTACAGCTTGTAAGTAA
- a CDS encoding EAL and HDOD domain-containing protein: MTDFLIGRQQILDRHLDTFAYEILFRGKDFDLSLKDGAANATNQVITDTLLEIGLNELVGPHKAFINFTTQNILDKTPLHLPKERIVIEVLESVAIDDNIVANLKELSQLGYTIALDDFVLSPEWLPLLEFADIIKLDVMADGLEGTRQLIEQLKPYKLKLLAEKVETHQEFETLREWGCELFQGFFFSKPNIVEGKRLGVSQTAAIQLLSTVNKADASFAEIGKIISQDVGMSFKLLHYLNSAFFSLPQKIESIQHAIACLGLVEIKRWVNILALSSMSGKPSSVLQNVLIRAKMCELIARELKDDQEHYFLIGMLSGLDSLLDMPATKVLEQLPLAEDVDDAILKYRGNAGEALQFCIAYERWEPGLSTFRDINPERIANIYLESIDWWATRILPFLAA; encoded by the coding sequence ATGACAGATTTTCTGATTGGCAGACAGCAAATCCTGGACCGCCATCTGGACACTTTCGCCTACGAGATTTTATTCAGAGGCAAGGATTTCGATCTCAGTTTGAAAGATGGTGCCGCCAACGCCACTAATCAAGTCATCACCGATACGCTGTTGGAAATCGGCCTGAACGAACTGGTCGGCCCGCACAAAGCCTTCATTAATTTCACCACGCAAAACATACTCGACAAAACGCCGCTGCATTTGCCCAAAGAGCGCATCGTCATTGAAGTACTGGAAAGCGTGGCTATCGATGACAACATCGTCGCCAACCTGAAAGAATTATCGCAACTGGGCTACACCATAGCGCTGGACGACTTCGTCTTGTCACCGGAGTGGCTACCCTTGCTGGAGTTTGCCGACATTATCAAGCTGGATGTGATGGCCGACGGCCTGGAAGGCACCCGGCAACTGATTGAACAGCTAAAACCCTATAAACTCAAATTGCTGGCGGAAAAAGTCGAAACGCATCAGGAATTTGAAACCTTGCGCGAATGGGGCTGCGAGCTGTTTCAAGGGTTTTTCTTCAGCAAACCCAATATCGTTGAGGGCAAGCGGCTAGGCGTCAGCCAGACCGCCGCCATCCAATTACTATCCACCGTGAACAAGGCGGATGCCAGCTTTGCGGAAATCGGCAAGATTATCTCGCAAGACGTCGGGATGAGTTTTAAATTGCTGCATTATTTAAATTCCGCATTTTTTAGCCTCCCGCAAAAAATAGAATCCATACAGCATGCGATTGCCTGTCTAGGACTGGTCGAGATCAAACGCTGGGTCAATATTCTGGCCTTATCGTCTATGTCCGGCAAACCGTCCTCGGTGCTGCAAAACGTGCTGATCCGCGCCAAAATGTGCGAATTGATAGCGCGAGAACTTAAAGACGATCAGGAGCATTATTTTTTAATTGGTATGCTGTCGGGTTTGGACAGCTTGCTGGACATGCCGGCGACCAAAGTATTGGAACAATTGCCGCTGGCGGAAGATGTCGACGATGCCATTTTGAAATATCGCGGCAACGCCGGCGAAGCGTTACAATTCTGCATCGCCTACGAGCGCTGGGAGCCGGGCCTTAGCACCTTTCGTGATATAAATCCCGAGCGTATTGCCAACATCTATCTGGAGAGCATAGATTGGTGGGCGACGCGCATTTTACCTTTCTTGGCAGCTTGA
- a CDS encoding heavy-metal-associated domain-containing protein: MSESASLTVSGMKCGGCESSIVSKVSAIAGVVTVQASHKDKRVEVEFDPAQTDLDEIEDVITDAGFKVE; encoded by the coding sequence ATGTCCGAATCAGCGTCATTGACAGTAAGCGGTATGAAATGCGGCGGTTGCGAGAGCAGCATCGTCAGTAAAGTATCGGCCATTGCCGGCGTAGTAACGGTGCAGGCTTCGCACAAAGACAAGCGGGTTGAAGTCGAATTTGATCCGGCCCAAACCGACTTAGATGAAATCGAAGACGTTATCACCGACGCCGGTTTCAAGGTCGAATAA
- a CDS encoding heavy metal translocating P-type ATPase has product MTLEQSTNQQQEIRLSILGMRCAGCVSAVETALQSVPGVESVAVNFADHSATVGGNPDHQAMKQALKSAGYDAAVMEGLEDPSEEEKQEEERYRDLLRKAGVAGVLGLPLMAGAHLDLFPAMGSAAGTVFWSEVALLTLAVMFYSGGHFFHSALKLLLVKQANMDTLIALGTGSAWLYSCIVIDYSSQLPSLSAHAYFEASAVILAFINLGSALETRARGKTSAAIRALIGLQPRTARVVREGQEIDIPIEQVGLGETLRVRPGEKIAVDGVVLEGHSTIDESMLTGESMPVEKVEGAGVAAGTINQQGSFLFSATRIGRDTALAQIIQSVRQAQNSKPAIAKLADKISAVFVPTVVIISVLTFLIWLSFGPDPAMGYAFVTSMTVLVIACPCALGLATPISVMVAVGRAAQMGILIRKGEALQSAGKLTCLILDKTGTVTAGKPSLAEVMAFGDYDEARVLQYAASLESGSEHPLAAAILTAAEQKQLTLDKVRKFQAVAGHGIVGRIADQQCLFGNAALLAEYGIDESSHLDKMAELAGKGQTPMFLAVENAVVGIVSVADPIKADSAAAVQQLRQRGIRVLMVTGDNEITARAIAAQAGISEVRAQVLPQDKAAVVKALQQQGEIVGMVGDGINDAPALAQADVGFAIGTGTDVAIESADIVLLQGSLLKVSEAMALSKLTVANIKQNLLGAFFYNTIGIPVAAGLLYPLFGILLNPMIAGAAMAMSSVTVVSNANRLRWIKLDI; this is encoded by the coding sequence ATGACTTTAGAGCAATCGACTAATCAGCAACAGGAAATACGCCTTTCCATACTCGGCATGCGTTGCGCCGGTTGCGTCAGCGCGGTGGAAACAGCCTTGCAATCGGTGCCGGGGGTCGAGTCCGTTGCCGTTAATTTTGCCGATCATTCCGCCACTGTCGGCGGCAATCCGGACCATCAAGCCATGAAGCAGGCCTTGAAATCCGCCGGCTACGATGCGGCGGTGATGGAAGGTTTGGAAGACCCGAGCGAAGAGGAAAAGCAGGAAGAAGAGCGTTATCGCGATTTGCTGCGCAAGGCAGGCGTGGCCGGTGTATTGGGCCTGCCCTTAATGGCGGGCGCGCATCTGGACTTGTTTCCGGCGATGGGTAGCGCCGCCGGCACGGTGTTTTGGTCCGAAGTGGCCTTGCTGACGCTGGCGGTGATGTTTTATTCCGGCGGACATTTTTTTCATAGCGCGCTTAAATTGCTGCTGGTCAAGCAGGCCAATATGGATACTTTGATCGCGCTGGGTACAGGCTCGGCGTGGTTGTATTCTTGTATTGTCATCGATTATTCCAGTCAATTGCCTTCGCTTTCCGCTCATGCTTACTTCGAGGCCTCGGCGGTGATCTTGGCGTTCATCAATCTGGGCAGTGCCTTGGAAACGCGAGCACGAGGTAAAACCTCGGCAGCGATACGCGCGCTGATCGGTTTGCAACCCCGCACCGCTCGGGTAGTGCGAGAGGGGCAAGAGATTGACATTCCTATCGAGCAAGTCGGTCTGGGCGAAACTTTGCGGGTTAGACCCGGTGAAAAAATCGCCGTGGACGGTGTGGTACTCGAAGGCCACTCGACTATCGACGAATCCATGCTGACCGGCGAATCGATGCCGGTTGAGAAAGTGGAGGGTGCCGGTGTCGCCGCCGGCACCATCAATCAGCAAGGCAGTTTTTTATTTAGCGCGACCCGCATTGGCCGCGATACCGCTTTGGCGCAAATCATTCAAAGCGTACGGCAAGCCCAGAACAGCAAGCCGGCGATTGCCAAACTGGCCGACAAGATTTCCGCCGTGTTTGTGCCGACAGTCGTGATTATCTCAGTACTGACCTTTTTAATTTGGTTAAGCTTTGGTCCCGACCCGGCCATGGGTTATGCGTTTGTGACATCGATGACGGTGTTGGTAATTGCTTGTCCGTGCGCGCTGGGTTTGGCGACGCCGATTTCGGTGATGGTCGCGGTCGGTCGCGCCGCGCAAATGGGCATATTGATCCGTAAGGGCGAAGCCTTGCAAAGCGCCGGCAAGCTGACTTGTCTGATTTTGGATAAGACCGGTACCGTAACTGCCGGTAAACCCAGTCTGGCAGAGGTGATGGCTTTTGGCGATTACGACGAAGCCCGGGTGTTGCAGTATGCCGCCAGTCTGGAATCCGGTTCCGAACATCCTTTAGCGGCGGCGATACTGACGGCTGCTGAGCAAAAACAGTTAACGCTGGACAAGGTCAGAAAATTTCAGGCAGTGGCCGGTCACGGTATCGTCGGCCGCATTGCCGATCAGCAATGTTTGTTCGGCAATGCCGCGTTGCTGGCGGAATACGGTATCGATGAGAGCAGTCATCTCGACAAAATGGCCGAACTGGCAGGAAAAGGCCAGACGCCGATGTTCTTGGCAGTGGAAAACGCGGTGGTTGGCATTGTGTCGGTGGCCGACCCGATTAAAGCCGATTCTGCCGCAGCGGTGCAGCAATTGCGGCAGCGCGGTATACGCGTACTGATGGTGACAGGCGATAACGAAATCACGGCGCGAGCTATCGCCGCGCAGGCCGGTATCAGCGAAGTCCGTGCGCAAGTGTTGCCGCAAGATAAAGCGGCCGTGGTCAAGGCCTTGCAGCAGCAAGGCGAAATTGTCGGTATGGTGGGTGACGGTATCAACGATGCGCCGGCTCTGGCGCAAGCCGATGTCGGTTTTGCGATTGGGACAGGTACCGACGTGGCTATCGAAAGTGCCGATATTGTGTTGCTGCAAGGTTCTTTATTAAAGGTCTCCGAGGCGATGGCGCTTTCGAAGTTGACGGTCGCTAACATCAAGCAAAACCTGTTAGGCGCGTTTTTCTACAACACCATCGGCATTCCGGTGGCGGCGGGTTTGCTGTATCCACTGTTTGGCATATTGCTGAACCCTATGATTGCCGGTGCGGCGATGGCTATGTCGTCGGTAACGGTAGTCAGCAACGCCAACCGTTTGCGCTGGATTAAACTGGATATTTGA
- a CDS encoding Uma2 family endonuclease produces the protein MNSVPQSSAQSFSVADYLGWPDDERWELIDGVPYNMSPAPSIKHQTVAGRVFSRMEQFLKGKPCKPFIAPVDVILSEHDVVQPDLLVVCNPDKIGEKAIHGAPDLVVEVLSPSTALKDMREKKALYERAGVREYVVIDPLENYVQRFFLGADGRYANADVFGVDEDLPLLSLPELILPLAEVFEL, from the coding sequence ATGAATAGCGTTCCTCAATCCTCCGCGCAATCGTTCAGTGTCGCCGACTATCTAGGATGGCCTGACGACGAGCGCTGGGAGTTAATCGACGGCGTTCCTTACAATATGAGTCCGGCCCCAAGTATCAAGCATCAAACTGTTGCGGGACGTGTTTTTAGCCGGATGGAACAGTTTTTAAAAGGTAAGCCTTGCAAACCGTTCATCGCACCCGTGGACGTGATTCTTTCCGAGCATGACGTCGTGCAACCGGATTTATTAGTGGTCTGCAACCCGGATAAGATCGGCGAAAAAGCCATACACGGTGCGCCGGATTTGGTGGTAGAAGTTTTATCCCCCAGTACGGCACTGAAGGATATGCGTGAAAAAAAAGCGCTCTATGAACGTGCCGGTGTGAGGGAATATGTGGTGATCGATCCGTTGGAAAATTACGTGCAACGTTTTTTTCTGGGCGCGGACGGCCGCTATGCCAATGCCGACGTATTCGGTGTCGACGAAGATTTGCCCCTTTTGAGCTTGCCTGAGTTGATTCTGCCCTTGGCGGAGGTATTTGAGTTGTAA
- a CDS encoding methyl-accepting chemotaxis protein, translated as MFKNTSIKSSLILIASALAFANLLFVLSLWHAFQSIDENLQAATQKQNTSDYLSHVRFHVVQIQQFLTDVGATHSDGGFAEAKQNLDAAFENIDKAAQSYPNLQTQLASLRQQIQDMHDAGVKMGWDYINLGNEAGTATMKAPNTGLDDTAVRLTGELNRTTEQLDRELTLAKEQLSSSLHDYSLSRIAFSIVLLLFVMVCLSMLYFKIEPPLTALQKSLYLLRQGGGDLTRRIPHEGSDEVGIIVTQFNEFLSVLHSLMRQVAMESDQLNTASNRLSQMSERVQEDILKQQMGTDQVAATVTELSATVTEVSNNTANAAQTAQRSSVAANNGKAVVTNTVQSIHALSNNIDRASTVIGNVEQNCVNVSSVLDVIQSIADQTNLLALNAAIEAARAGEQGRGFAVVADEVRTLASRTQDSTHEIQAMIERLQQGSREAVKAMSESRNQAKETVEVIESTGELLDNISSMVAQISTMNTHISDAVKEQKIVVEHINQNINSINDVTINNSRDAEQTAQEAHHLQKIAGNLHTTISQFKL; from the coding sequence ATGTTTAAAAATACCTCGATCAAATCTTCACTGATCTTAATTGCATCAGCCTTGGCTTTTGCCAATCTATTGTTCGTCCTTTCGCTATGGCACGCTTTTCAATCCATAGACGAAAACTTGCAGGCAGCGACTCAAAAACAAAACACCTCGGACTATTTGTCTCATGTGCGTTTTCATGTGGTGCAGATTCAGCAATTTCTTACCGACGTCGGCGCCACGCACAGTGATGGCGGCTTTGCGGAAGCCAAGCAGAATTTGGACGCGGCATTCGAGAATATCGATAAGGCGGCTCAGTCTTACCCCAATTTGCAAACGCAACTGGCAAGCTTAAGACAGCAAATCCAGGACATGCATGATGCCGGCGTAAAAATGGGCTGGGACTATATCAATCTGGGCAATGAGGCCGGCACGGCAACCATGAAAGCACCGAACACGGGGCTTGACGATACGGCTGTCCGCCTAACCGGCGAATTAAACAGGACTACCGAGCAACTTGACCGGGAACTGACCCTCGCCAAAGAGCAATTAAGTTCGTCCTTGCACGATTACAGCCTATCGCGAATTGCTTTTTCCATCGTGTTGCTATTGTTCGTGATGGTCTGTTTAAGCATGCTTTATTTCAAAATAGAGCCGCCATTGACCGCCCTACAAAAATCGTTATATCTGCTAAGACAAGGCGGCGGCGATTTGACCCGGCGCATTCCGCACGAAGGCAGCGACGAAGTGGGCATTATCGTCACCCAGTTCAACGAATTTTTAAGCGTGTTACACAGTTTGATGCGGCAAGTGGCGATGGAGTCCGATCAGTTAAACACCGCGTCGAACCGCTTGAGCCAAATGTCCGAGCGGGTGCAAGAGGATATTCTGAAACAGCAAATGGGTACCGACCAGGTCGCAGCAACAGTGACGGAATTGTCCGCCACAGTCACAGAAGTGTCTAACAACACCGCCAACGCCGCACAAACTGCGCAGAGAAGCAGCGTCGCCGCCAACAACGGCAAGGCGGTGGTAACCAATACCGTGCAATCCATTCACGCGCTGTCGAACAATATCGACAGGGCCAGCACGGTGATCGGTAATGTCGAACAAAATTGCGTGAATGTCAGCTCGGTGCTGGATGTGATTCAGAGCATCGCCGACCAGACCAATTTATTGGCGCTAAATGCCGCCATAGAGGCCGCCAGAGCCGGCGAACAAGGTCGCGGCTTTGCGGTAGTGGCGGACGAAGTGCGCACGCTGGCCAGCCGGACCCAGGATTCCACGCATGAAATTCAAGCAATGATAGAGCGCTTGCAGCAAGGCTCGCGGGAAGCGGTAAAAGCCATGTCGGAAAGCCGGAATCAGGCCAAGGAGACCGTTGAAGTCATCGAAAGCACCGGCGAGCTGCTGGATAATATCTCAAGCATGGTGGCGCAAATTTCCACGATGAATACGCATATTTCCGACGCGGTGAAAGAACAAAAAATCGTGGTCGAGCACATTAATCAAAACATTAACTCGATTAATGACGTCACCATCAACAACTCGAGGGACGCGGAACAAACCGCGCAAGAAGCCCATCATTTGCAAAAAATCGCCGGTAATTTGCATACCACGATTTCACAGTTCAAGCTGTAA
- a CDS encoding cytochrome c3 family protein — MNKLLYKCLLAGGTGALLLLFVSGAHTADDNPHIISKQSPQAGCSNCHTTTPELKEDGILHSKNITADQATFSKDGVAMCSSCHNPNQGHKVGLNIDFPVPADLPLNEENDITCLTCHYTHGKLDSDRPQASHSFMDKLMNAERLKKSFLLRRNNSDGELCLTCHNVN, encoded by the coding sequence ATGAACAAGCTCCTATACAAATGCTTATTGGCCGGCGGCACCGGCGCACTTTTGCTGTTATTCGTCAGCGGCGCACATACCGCCGACGACAATCCGCACATTATTTCCAAGCAATCGCCGCAAGCGGGGTGCAGTAATTGCCACACGACGACGCCTGAGCTCAAAGAGGACGGCATTTTACACAGCAAAAACATAACGGCCGACCAAGCCACCTTTAGCAAGGACGGCGTGGCCATGTGTTCCTCGTGCCATAATCCCAACCAAGGCCACAAGGTGGGCTTGAATATCGACTTTCCGGTACCCGCCGACTTGCCGCTTAACGAGGAAAACGACATTACCTGTCTGACCTGTCACTACACGCACGGCAAGCTGGATAGCGACCGGCCGCAAGCCAGCCACAGCTTCATGGATAAACTGATGAACGCCGAAAGGCTGAAAAAAAGCTTTTTACTCCGCCGCAACAACAGCGACGGCGAGCTCTGTTTAACTTGTCATAACGTCAACTAA
- a CDS encoding IS110 family transposase, whose product MTSEMLIGIDVAKDELVIDSEQGLLTLANTAEAIDAWLKTLPTGSYIGLEATSDYHQLMAEQAVLMGMVVYVLNPRDMRHYALGLGRRGKTDRVDAQMIRRFITAERGHLRPYQPASAMQHQVALLQRRRATVVKHRQALQKALRSVKELEAPLIDTVAALDGLLKHIDQQLDDLLTLQPALKAEARRLESIPGIGRQTSTQLAVLFDRVPLSRSDAVVAFVGLDPRACDSGQKRGRRRVSKRGPGELRRLLYNCAQAAAKTAVWKPYYQELRAREFSATQALVIIARKLLRIAFSLWQQADARFDAQKIACLNNAA is encoded by the coding sequence ATGACAAGCGAAATGTTGATCGGTATCGATGTAGCAAAAGATGAACTGGTGATAGATTCAGAGCAGGGTTTGTTGACGCTTGCCAATACGGCAGAGGCCATCGATGCCTGGCTGAAGACGTTACCGACCGGGAGTTATATTGGCCTGGAAGCCACCAGCGATTATCATCAACTCATGGCAGAGCAAGCGGTATTGATGGGCATGGTCGTCTATGTGCTGAACCCACGGGATATGCGCCATTATGCCCTGGGTTTGGGCAGACGGGGCAAGACGGATCGAGTGGACGCCCAAATGATCCGGCGATTTATCACCGCTGAACGGGGTCATTTACGTCCCTATCAACCTGCTTCGGCGATGCAGCACCAAGTGGCTTTACTGCAACGGCGCCGTGCGACGGTCGTCAAGCATCGTCAAGCCCTGCAAAAAGCCTTGCGAAGCGTGAAGGAACTTGAAGCGCCACTCATTGATACCGTGGCCGCCTTGGACGGATTGCTCAAGCATATCGATCAGCAACTGGATGACTTATTAACTTTGCAGCCTGCACTGAAAGCCGAGGCCCGACGTCTTGAGAGCATACCGGGTATTGGCCGGCAAACCTCAACACAGCTGGCTGTCTTGTTTGATCGGGTCCCGTTAAGCCGCAGCGATGCCGTAGTAGCCTTTGTCGGGCTGGATCCCCGAGCCTGTGACTCAGGCCAAAAGCGGGGCCGCCGACGCGTATCCAAACGGGGACCGGGTGAACTGAGACGGCTGTTATACAACTGCGCCCAGGCAGCCGCCAAAACGGCTGTGTGGAAACCCTATTACCAAGAGTTAAGAGCCAGAGAGTTCTCGGCAACTCAGGCGCTAGTGATTATCGCCAGAAAATTATTACGCATCGCATTCTCGCTTTGGCAACAAGCCGATGCCCGATTTGACGCTCAGAAAATTGCTTGCCTCAACAATGCAGCTTGA
- a CDS encoding Gfo/Idh/MocA family protein — translation MNKLKCAVIGAGYLGKFHAEKYASLKDCELVAVVDINAEAAQQVAEKTGSQALTDYHELLGKVDAVSVVVPTSYHHSVSKDFLNAGTHVLVEKPITVTVEEADELIAIAKVKNVILQVGHLERFNPAVRGLEKMEDKPLFIESHRLSPFNPRANDVSVVLDLMIHDIDIIMALVDSEVEKIDASGTAVLTQGTDIANARITFKNGCVANVTASRISMKMERKMRMFRPSSYISVDFQNRVLIKHRTGEKEMFPGIPEIVTEESVFESGDALLDEIKHFVNCIKTGENPLVPGEAGRKALATAIEITKFLIHR, via the coding sequence ATGAATAAACTGAAATGTGCCGTGATAGGTGCCGGATATTTAGGAAAATTTCATGCGGAAAAATACGCATCGTTAAAGGATTGCGAATTGGTGGCGGTGGTTGACATCAATGCCGAGGCGGCGCAACAAGTCGCCGAAAAAACCGGCTCTCAAGCTTTGACGGATTACCATGAATTACTCGGCAAAGTCGATGCGGTTAGTGTTGTGGTGCCCACCAGCTACCATCACAGCGTATCCAAAGACTTTCTGAACGCCGGTACGCACGTCTTGGTAGAAAAGCCGATCACCGTTACCGTGGAAGAAGCCGATGAACTGATCGCGATTGCCAAGGTAAAAAACGTCATTCTCCAGGTCGGGCATTTGGAGCGATTCAATCCGGCCGTGCGCGGTTTGGAGAAAATGGAAGATAAGCCTCTGTTCATCGAGTCGCATCGTTTGTCGCCGTTCAACCCGCGCGCCAACGACGTTAGCGTGGTGCTGGATTTGATGATTCACGATATCGACATCATCATGGCCCTGGTCGATTCGGAAGTGGAAAAAATCGACGCCAGCGGCACGGCGGTGCTGACTCAAGGCACCGACATCGCCAATGCCCGCATCACCTTTAAAAACGGCTGTGTGGCCAATGTGACCGCCAGCCGGATAAGTATGAAAATGGAACGCAAGATGCGCATGTTCCGCCCCAGTTCCTATATTTCCGTGGATTTTCAGAACCGGGTTTTGATTAAACACAGAACCGGCGAGAAGGAAATGTTCCCCGGCATCCCGGAAATCGTTACCGAGGAATCGGTATTTGAAAGCGGCGACGCCTTACTCGATGAAATTAAACATTTTGTCAATTGCATCAAGACCGGCGAGAATCCGCTGGTTCCCGGCGAAGCGGGCCGTAAAGCCCTGGCTACCGCGATAGAAATCACTAAATTCTTAATCCATCGATAA
- a CDS encoding DegT/DnrJ/EryC1/StrS family aminotransferase, with protein sequence MIPMVNLQAQYAEIQDEIVGGFSETLNNCAFILGPNVQAFEKEAAAYLGVKHAIGCASGTDALHLALLAEGIGAGDEVITSAFTFIATAEAIKYVGAKPVFVDIDPGTFNITPANIEKAITAKTKAVMPVHLFGQPADLPAIKAICDKHGLKLIEDCAQSFGATVYNKQTGSFGNAAGFSFFPSKNLGCFGDGGLVTTDSDATAAKIKQYRNHGSDVRYYHDVIGYNSRLDELQAVVLRAKLKRIDRYNAARRHAAHLYSELMADLPLTTPYEDGIGMHVYHQYTLLSDRRDEVMKALQEHKIGCAVYYPVPLHQQNVFKEECAGLALPVTESVAARCFSLPICSNLSDDTVKQIVGVIRGVFQA encoded by the coding sequence ATGATCCCCATGGTCAATCTGCAAGCGCAGTATGCGGAAATTCAAGATGAAATCGTCGGCGGTTTCAGCGAAACCCTTAATAATTGCGCGTTTATCCTGGGGCCGAATGTACAGGCTTTTGAGAAAGAAGCCGCTGCCTATCTGGGTGTTAAACATGCCATCGGCTGCGCCTCGGGTACCGATGCTTTGCATTTAGCCTTATTGGCGGAAGGCATAGGCGCCGGCGACGAAGTCATTACCAGCGCATTTACCTTTATCGCCACCGCCGAAGCAATCAAATATGTTGGTGCCAAACCGGTGTTCGTCGATATCGATCCCGGTACTTTCAATATCACCCCGGCCAATATCGAAAAAGCCATTACCGCCAAAACTAAGGCTGTGATGCCGGTGCATTTATTCGGCCAGCCCGCCGATTTGCCGGCCATCAAAGCCATTTGCGACAAACATGGTTTGAAACTGATAGAAGACTGCGCGCAATCCTTCGGCGCGACGGTTTACAACAAGCAAACCGGCAGTTTCGGCAACGCGGCCGGTTTTAGTTTCTTTCCCAGTAAAAACCTGGGCTGTTTCGGCGACGGCGGTTTGGTGACCACCGATTCCGACGCGACGGCCGCCAAGATCAAGCAATACCGCAATCACGGCTCCGACGTGCGCTATTACCACGACGTGATAGGTTACAACAGCCGGCTGGACGAGCTACAGGCTGTGGTCTTGCGCGCCAAATTAAAACGCATCGACCGCTATAACGCCGCTCGTCGCCATGCCGCGCATTTGTATTCCGAACTGATGGCGGATTTGCCGCTGACGACGCCCTACGAAGACGGCATTGGTATGCATGTCTATCATCAATACACCTTGTTGTCTGACCGCCGAGACGAGGTGATGAAGGCCTTGCAAGAGCATAAAATTGGCTGCGCGGTGTATTATCCGGTGCCGCTGCATCAACAAAATGTCTTCAAGGAGGAATGTGCCGGCTTGGCTTTGCCGGTCACTGAGTCGGTAGCCGCGCGCTGTTTTTCTTTGCCGATTTGTTCCAATCTGAGCGACGATACCGTCAAGCAAATTGTCGGTGTGATACGCGGCGTTTTCCAAGCTTAA